Proteins encoded together in one Thalassotalea crassostreae window:
- a CDS encoding sulfatase produces the protein MQFIQFLLVGIFMLAICFSSIAKEAIKPNILFITVDDMNNDLGAYGHPLVISPNIDSIAKKGVLFNKAYSQSPMCTPSRASFMTGLYPDQTGVIAHASHTRLTSNFRDHIPNVVTLPQLFKEQGYFSARVGKIYHQGVPNQIGTDGADDAISWDKVINPIGLDKFVEDKIQAFNPDALARQSFGGVLSFLSIKSEDEEHTDGKVASAAIDLISKHHPNKTGKPFFLGVGFYRPHTPFVAPKKYFDLYPLDKITPYIAPKNDRNDIPKIALTDRPYQKTLTLQQRKKIIQGYYAAISYVDAQIGRVIDALEQQGLSDNTIVVFLSDHGYELGQHDLWQKGSLFEGSARTPLIIYAPNAQDNGGTVETPVELVDLYPTLTKLAKLNAPQYLQGLDLTPSLDDVSISVRNSAYSAILSRVKGENREFSYKKIRGHSIRTTRYRYTEWGNGLFGAELYDHENDPEELNNLADKVPLEGIRINLKWKLDDAVKKAQTRIKELE, from the coding sequence ATGCAGTTTATCCAGTTTCTATTAGTGGGCATTTTTATGTTAGCTATTTGTTTTTCATCTATAGCCAAAGAAGCTATCAAACCCAATATTTTGTTTATTACTGTAGATGATATGAATAACGACTTAGGAGCATACGGTCACCCATTGGTGATAAGCCCTAATATTGACTCCATCGCGAAAAAAGGAGTGTTATTTAACAAGGCATATAGCCAATCACCAATGTGTACACCCAGTCGTGCAAGTTTTATGACCGGTCTTTACCCTGATCAAACAGGTGTTATTGCTCATGCCTCTCATACGCGTTTAACATCTAACTTTCGAGATCATATTCCTAACGTAGTTACTTTGCCTCAGTTATTTAAAGAACAGGGATATTTTTCAGCAAGAGTGGGGAAAATTTATCATCAAGGTGTACCTAATCAAATAGGTACTGATGGCGCTGACGATGCAATATCTTGGGACAAAGTTATCAACCCAATAGGGCTAGATAAATTTGTAGAAGATAAAATACAAGCTTTCAATCCAGACGCTTTAGCAAGGCAATCATTTGGTGGTGTTTTAAGCTTTTTATCAATAAAGAGCGAAGATGAAGAGCATACCGATGGCAAAGTTGCTAGTGCTGCCATAGATTTAATATCTAAGCATCACCCTAACAAAACTGGAAAACCTTTCTTTTTAGGTGTGGGTTTTTATCGTCCTCATACCCCATTTGTCGCTCCGAAAAAGTATTTCGATCTTTATCCATTAGATAAAATTACGCCTTACATTGCACCTAAAAATGATCGTAATGACATTCCTAAAATCGCGTTAACTGACCGTCCATATCAAAAAACACTTACACTGCAGCAAAGAAAGAAAATTATCCAAGGCTATTACGCTGCAATATCATATGTTGATGCTCAAATTGGTAGGGTTATTGATGCTCTAGAACAGCAAGGTTTATCGGACAACACTATTGTAGTATTTTTATCTGATCACGGTTATGAATTAGGTCAACATGATTTATGGCAAAAAGGCAGTTTATTTGAAGGTTCGGCTCGTACACCATTAATAATTTACGCCCCAAATGCACAAGATAACGGCGGTACAGTTGAGACTCCAGTAGAACTAGTGGACCTTTACCCTACTTTAACGAAGCTTGCCAAACTAAATGCTCCGCAGTACTTACAAGGCTTAGATCTAACTCCGAGTTTAGATGATGTTTCTATTAGCGTGAGAAACAGTGCTTATTCCGCAATACTCAGTAGGGTCAAAGGAGAGAACAGGGAGTTTTCTTATAAAAAAATACGCGGCCACTCCATTCGAACAACACGTTATCGTTATACCGAGTGGGGTAATGGTCTTTTCGGGGCAGAGCTTTACGATCATGAAAATGATCCTGAGGAATTAAACAACCTTGCTGACAAAGTTCCCCTTGAAGGAATAAGAATTAATTTAAAGTGGAAGCTAGATGATGCTGTTAAAAAAGCTCAAACTCGCATTAAAGAATTGGAATAA